The sequence below is a genomic window from Lolium perenne isolate Kyuss_39 chromosome 4, Kyuss_2.0, whole genome shotgun sequence.
cacaattcatctatgtgctactctagtgatgttattaaagtagtctattcctcctccatgatgtaatgttgacagtgtgtgcatcatgaagtacttggtatatgctatgattgtgatctcttgtagattatgaagttaactattactatgatggtattgatgtgatctattcctcctttcatagtgtgatggtcacagtgtgcatgctatgttagtacttggtttggttgtgttgatctatcttgcactctaaggttatttaaatatgaacattgaatattgtggagcttgttaactccggcattgagggctcttgtagccctacgcaattagtggtgttcatcatccaacaagagagtgtagagtctagcatctatctatttattctgttatgtgattaatgttgagagtgtccactagtgaaagtataatccctaggccttgttcctaatactgctattgctgcttgtttactgttctactgcatctgtactgtccgcaatattaccaccatcatccacacgccagtcctgaacagcaaagcacttttctggcgctgttgctactgctcatacttattcataccacatgtatttcactatctcttcgccgaactagtgcacctattaggtgtgttggggacacaagagacttcttgctttgtggttgcagggttgcatgagagggatatctttgacctcttcctccctgagatcgataaaccttgggtgatccacttaagggaaacttgctgctgttctacaaccctctgctcttggaggcccaacactgtctacaagaatagaagctcccgtagacatcaccatcCACTGCACACTCGCCTGGATTTCCTGTTCGATGTCGTCCAAGACCAGATCATGAAAATCCTCATCTTGGAGATCCAACTGTTCCAGCATCACGTCGATGTTTACCGGATCCTTTCCCTTCATCTTCGCACTATCACCGCTTGTTGTCGATCGCGCGTCCGAAGCCGACTCCATCCTCCGCGAGATCGCGATCTCCAGACCGCCAAAACCCTAGCACCTTCACTCGGCGGTCTCCCGACCGGGCTTTCAGAGAGAGGCTGAGCCACCCCTAGCAGCCCAGGATCAGCGGACCATGAGAGGAGATTGTCTCGGTTGGGGGAGACGGGTTTGATATGGACACGGACTCGCCAGCGGGATCGCCACCGGGAGGAGGAAACCCTAAGAACTAGGGGAAAAAACTCTTTAAGACGACATAAGTATTACCACACACCTTGGTAACAGAGGTTGGATGATTCCACAAAATTAAATGCAAATGGACGTTATCCCAAATTAAACAGAGTCAGCACCCAAAGTGACCATAATCACATCTCTGCCTTGACGAGTAGCACAAGCAGAGCGTGTTTCTGAACTGATACTCAAGGATAGCTATACGGCTTTAGCTTATGTTATAAGAATCTGCTCATGGCATCGACTTCTGTGCACCACTTCGTGCTTTACTCGAACTTTTCTTTTTTCAAGATAGTACTGACGGCAATCTGCATGGTAAGCAACAGGTTAGTTTTCACGTCGCAGCTTATGTACTATTACCGCAGTACCGAGAGTAGTGTTCTTATTAGTAAAGCAACAACAAATATACTTAGGATAAAACCATGTGTAAATTATAAATAGAACACCATGGCAGTAAACTAAAACTGGTGATTACCATAGTAGCCTCAGAGATAAGCCGATTCGTCCCCCGTCCGTCCCCGCGGGTGGACTCGGGGTGACCACGAAACCCTAGCGTCTAGGcccgcccctcctcctcccccACCGCCGCCGTTGGCGtaggccgccgggcaaagcccgcgcggtgccggcggcggcggccatgccCTTACCCGTGCGCGTGGTGGGGAGGCGCGGGGGCTCCCTCgtccggcggcggtgcgctttggTGGTCAAGGTTCCGACGGCGGCGCTCCTCAGGTGGCTCAGCTCCGGGtgggtcgacggcggcggcgcggccactTGGCAGCGGGGCGGCGCCTCCTGGCCCAGATCTGAGCCCTTCGGGCTCCATCTGGGCTTGGACGGGCCAGGTCTGGTGCGTTTGCTCCCGGCGGCCGATGGAGCTGCTCCGGCTGAGGACGGTTAGGACGGCGGCGCGCAGACTGCAGCGCGGCCACGGGACTTAAGAGGCCCAACTATTGAGGACACTAGACGACTGTTATCGATCAATGAGTCTAGAGGGTTCCCGGTCATGATCggtagcatcgattgcatgctctTCCAGTGGAAGAACTGTTCATTTGGATGGCAGGGCCAGTACATCAGTCATGCCGAGGGATGTACTATTTTTTTGAGGTAGTGGCATCACAGTTCCTACAATGACATCAATATGCTCAACTGTTCTCCTTTGTTCAACCGGCTTATGGAAGGCACTGCTTCTATGGTGAGATATATATGAGATCAATAGcaatgcatatgacaagccatattatcttgttgATGACATTTATCTTGATTGGACCACAGTGGTGAAGACAATCCATAATCCTCAAACAAAGAAACAAAAAAGGTTTGCGAAGATGCAAGAAGCTTGCagttgcaggaaagatgtggagcagGCATTTGGTAtactccaagctcggtgggctaTTGTTCGTCACCTGGCTAGAACATGGTATCTTCAGACCATGCGTGGCATTATAACATGTTGTGTGATCATGTATAACATAATTATCGAGGCGGAGCGTCTTGATGGCCTCAATGAACACAAATGTGGGCATGAACCTAGGAGAAGATCCTCAGTACGAATGTTGAAGTCTTTGACAGCAACATTTTCAAACGCCTTCAGAAGGATTTCATTGAGTATCACTGGTTGGTTGGCCATGAAGAGAATATGAGTAGTCAATCTCATGCCGTTTTATTTATTAATTATGAACTATGCTCTATTTATTTGGATGTTATAATAAAGTATTTTGAACCTCTATTTTGGTTGTTTGTATGGCCAATTTATTTCATATTTTGCACTATTTTGGGTGGGAGAAGCCCAAACCGGCCTCGCCGGACaaaatgcgtcgggccgctaTGGGCACCCTCAGGTGCAAACGCACAGTCATAATCTGAAGGCCAATTTCACATCTGCGGCCTGATATAAATGGACGCGCGCGGTAACTTTTGGTGACTGAAATGCGTggggccgctggagatgcccttactcgTTACCGAACCACACGCGTCTGTATCACAAGTTACCGAACCCCACGAGTAAACCTAGAGAAAACTTTCTATTTTGTGTTTGGATTGAGAACTATGGACTATGGTGGATTTGTCCCATTTGGTTCACGGGTAAAACACGAAAATACATGCATTGAAACTTTCCTTTGAGCCGTTTGAAATATTGTTCACAAAAGTCTCACAAGTTTTTtaaaatttagatatatctagacactatttagtgtatagatatatGCGAATTTAGGTAAATGTTCGACATCTTTTTATGCTTTTATGAATGAAGGGAGTACAAAACATGGGACAAACTACATGAATACCAGAGGAAAAGAACGAAGTAGGATTATTTCCAACGCTTTTACAGGAATTTTAAGGATAACAAAACTCCTTTAGGCCTTGTTCGGTTAATACGTTTCTGAAGCGTATTGGAGTGGATTGGGAGGTCGATTTCTTGGAACCGAACAAGGTCCTAGCGAAAGGGAGAGGGGTATGCATTGCGCGGGCGCTACCGAGCAATTTCCTAAGATATCTTCCAGTTTATAGTAATATCTGAGAAAACAGGACGTGTATGAAGATTTTCATACCAACACTGTCGAATCAACTTACACAATCTCGGATGCACGCTTGAGGGGATAACCAATCTAAATCCCTGATTAACAAGGAGAAATGTTCACTTTGTTTTTTTTCATATACTTGTACATCTCTGCTGACAGCCAATTGCTCAATACTGAAACTGtaattttaactttgttggcacTGAAATCATACCTGTCTTACAAAAAGTGCAGCCTGCACTGGTGTCAGATTCTGATATGGGATCTGTAGTAACAGCACCAAGCAAGGCTAACACAACACCAAGGTCTACGTTCGAAGTGACCAACTCCCATAGAACTACAGCAAAGCTGAAGAAACAATACAGGTTCAGGTTGTTGCAGCTCTCCTACATCAAGTACCCGGACGTAGCAAGGCCTCACCGTACTACTAGCAACATTTCCAGTAATGTTACCTTAACTTAAGATAACAGAGGTTGGCTGATTCCTCAAAATTAAATGCAACAAGGGATTATCCCAAATTAAACAGAGCCATCACCGAAGGTGACCATAATCACGGAGGAAGCTCTGCCTTGATTAGTAGCACAAGCAGAGCGTGTTTCCTAACTGATAATCCGGATAGCTATAGGGCTATACCATATGTTGGAAGACTCTGGTCATGGTATAAACTTCTGTGCACCACTTTGTGATTTACTCGCACTTTTCGTTTTTCAAGATAGTACTGGCAATCTGCATGGTAAGCATCAGGTTTAGTTTTCATGTCACAGCTTATATATTACTGCCGCAGTAACAAGAGTAGTGTTAACCCCTGTAAATTAAAAATAGAACACCATAGCACTAAACTAAAACTGGTGATTACCTTAGTACCCTCGGAGATAAGCCTCCTTAATTCCGTGCAGCTCTGCAGCCACTTCCTTCATATTGGGCCGCTCACCCGGGGACTGCTTGGTGCAGCGAAGCCCAATGTTGAGCACAGAAGTTAAACAGTCCAGGCCATCCTTCATGGTCACTGGAGGTTCTTCAGGAAACTCAGGCTCATCTTGAAGTAATTCAGGTTCAACAATTTGTGATATGTTGGCAGGAAAATTCATTTCAACGAATTTTACAATGTTTAGTCCATCATTAAACATATCATCTGTAGGCCTCTTCCGTAAGAATATTTCAAGTAGAACAATTCCAAAGCTATAGACATCGCTAGCAGTCGAAACATGACCACCTGTTGCACATTCTGTAGTCGACATACAAGAATAATTTAATTCCAATGTTAGTATAAGGGGAAATTATTCTAAATTTAAAGACGGTGATACCAAAATGTGAAGATTGAAATTACCTGGAGCAACATATCCAATAGTTCCATTTATTGCAATTGAAGAGGTTGCGTATGACTCATCAAGTGATGACACCGCTCGATCAACTATGAAGCGTGCAAGACCGAAATCTCCAACATGAGCTGTCATAGTGTCATCCAAAAGAATGTTGCTAGGCTTCATATCACAATGAATAATAGTTCCATGGTTGTTATGGTGTAGGTACTCCAGTGCATCTGCTACATCCACAACAATGCTTAGCCTTTGAGCCACTGTAATGTGCATCAAATCTAAAGAGCTCTCATAGTCTTGAGTTGAGTACAGTAGTCTATGCAAGTCTCCTCGGGGCATGAACTCATACACCAGAGCTTTGAAATCATTCCCATTAGAATCAATGCTTGAGCATGCTGTTAGTATAGGGAGCAAGTTTCGATGCCGCACATTTCTTAAGGCATGACATTCTGCAATGAAGCTCTTCTGTCCTCCCCTTATCTCCAGGTTGAAGACTTTTATGGCAACATAATTTCCATCTTGAAATAGTTTTCCTTGATACACAGTGCCGTATCTCCCTCTGCCAATTAAGCTGGAGACTGAGAACCCCTCTGTTGCTCTGGCAATATCATTGAAGGAAACTTGGGGATAATTTCTACCAAATGATGGCGAGGACATAGATTTTCTCTTATGTTTCCCTCTGCAGAACAATATGACAAGTATGACCATTGTAAGTGATAGCACACAAACTATTGGGATCACCACTTTGAGTACAAAAAACAGCTTGTGCTTCGTTGAATTTGAAGGTACAACGGAACATGCCATTAAGTGTAACTCCAGAGCCCCACCACAAAGCCCATCATTTCCATCAATCCGCAGGTCAGTTACATTCTTGAAGATGCCTGTTTCTGGGACCTCCCCCTCGAGATGGTTAAATGACAAATCTAGTTGCTCAAGATATTGTAGGTTGCCAAGAGACACTGGAATTGGCCCAGTAAGGTTATTGTGAGAGAGGCTGAGAATTCTGAGGCTACTTATTTTGCTAAATGTAGTGGGGATGCTTCCACTGAAAATATTCCAGTCCAACttgatatcttgcaaacttgcacACTCACCCAAGGTGCTAGGAATATGTCCAGATAGCCTATTTGATGAGAGTTCTAGATTTGTGAGTTGTTTGGCATTGCCGATGTCACTAGGAAGTTGTCCATCAATGTTGTTATAAGATAAATAAATTTGCCTTAGTGTTGGAATTCTAAATATCTCCTTTGGTGCTCCGCCGTGAAGATTGTTGTTGGAAATGTTCAGTATTTCAAGGCCTCGAAGGTTTCCAAGGCTTGGTGGTATCAGGCCAACAAATTGATTCGAATCTAGAAGGAGATATGTCAACTGAGATAAATTGGAAAGGGAAGATGGAATAAACCCTGTAAAGATGTTGCCGGCTAAACCTAGTATTTGCAAATTTTTGAGAGTACCGAGCCATTGGGGAACAACACCTGTAAAACGATTGTTATTCATTCCTAAAACAATCAGATTCGGAAGGTTTGCTATGCCAGAAGGGAAACCCCCTGCCAACTGATTTCGTCCCAAATATAGATTTTGAAGCTGACTCGAAAGGTTGCTCAATGAACTTGGTATGTAGCCTTCTAGATGATTCCCCTCTACAGAGAAGGCACGCAGTTTAGAACAATTGGTTAAGCTATCCATGAACTCCCAGTCTTGCTTGTTACGTGCTTGGAGTTGATTGAACTCAAGATTTAACCATGTTAGTTCAGAAAGCTTGCCAATGGATCTAAGCACCGGTCCTGTGAAATTATTGCCTGATATATCCAAAATATGCATCTTGGATGCGTTTATCAATGAAGATGGGATGTTTCCATCAAAGAAGTTATTGGCTAATGCAAGCGATTGGAGATTTGGTAGAGAGGTACCAAGATTGGATGGTACCTCGCCACTTAAACGATTTTGACCAATGTTAAGGAAAACGAGAGTAGAAAGGTTCAAGATGGCTCGCTGAAACCTGCCTGTCAATTGATTGCTACCTGCATTGAGAATATGCAGATCAGGTAAATTTGCAATCTCATCTGGAATGTTGCCCTCAATATTATTGAACGCAATGTTAAACTGGTTTAGCGCTGTGATATTGGCAAGAAAAGCAGGGATGGTTCCAGTAAGATTGTTAACTGAAAGTTGCAGCATTTGAAGTGAAGGAGGCAAATCAGTAGGAATTTTCCCAACTAGTTTATTTCTATCCAGCCATAGTGCCTTGAGGTTGGAACAGTTTGCAAGACTAGGTATTCTCCCTTGTAGCGTGTTATTGCTCAAGTAGAGGTTCTGGAGGCGGTGCAACTGACCAAGGGATGAAGGAATTTCCCCAGTAAACCTATTTGTCGGAAGGAATAGGTGTTTAAGGAATGTTAGATTTCCAAGTGAAAGAGAAATTTGCCCGACTAAACCTCGATTTGTAAGGTTGAGAGAAGTGACCCGTTGTGGATTCTTCATCTCGCAATGAACACCTTCCCAACTGCAAAAGTGGATGCTGTCATTCCAGGACATCAAGGATTGCTTCGGATCAAGTGTGATTGCATTCTTGAATTCAAGCAGTGACAATCGGTCTGTCTCATTTCCATATAAGGAGCCACAGATGACGTCATGTCCATTGCAAACAATGAGCCCCAAGATAAACTGTATGATTGTAGTAACCTTCATTGCTGGCTTGCTTTCTTTGTTGAAGACCTTAACTATATGCAAACACAAAAACAAGGGGAACTTGAGATAGACGTTAGTTAATGTTAGGAAACATCCAGTTGTGTCATGTGAAGTACCTAAGTGATCTACTTAAATACTTCCCTCAGGACTTGCCTACTGTCTTTCTGCAAGTAAGAAAAAGACAGAAGTGAAACTCCAGCCACTGTATATTTACTATGGGAACCATAGTCTTTACTAATCAATTGAATTTCAGATATCTGAATTTCGTAAAGTCCTGCAATCATGCGTGATCCGATTAGTTCTTCTATGCCGTATGCTTTTCATTCGTGAACCTGCTGCCTAAACTACAGAATCAGATGTTAGAAAACCACACTTGGATATGTATGGACTAATGGGTCAAGCATAAGGTGGATTCTCACATGACTGATCCCAAATTGTGATTAGGATCGATTATGGCACTTTATTACCTCATATATACATTTCCACCAGGCTTACACTAATCATACTACAGGTGGGAGTGAGAAGATGTCGAAAAGGTGGAAGGAGATCTAAGAGGAggctttatcggaaaaaaatagATATAAGAGGAGAATATGTTCCCCATGAAAGTTGTTTGTGGGAGTCACTCTGTTTTCATTTGAATCAACTAAAAAGCACCATGAAAGTCCTCAAAGGAGCTTGC
It includes:
- the LOC127294212 gene encoding uncharacterized protein translates to MKVTTIIQFILGLIVCNGHDVICGSLYGNETDRLSLLEFKNAITLDPKQSLMSWNDSIHFCSWEGVHCEMKNPQRVTSLNLTNRGLVGQISLSLGNLTFLKHLFLPTNRFTGEIPSSLGQLHRLQNLYLSNNTLQGRIPSLANCSNLKALWLDRNKLVGKIPTDLPPSLQMLQLSVNNLTGTIPAFLANITALNQFNIAFNNIEGNIPDEIANLPDLHILNAGSNQLTGRFQRAILNLSTLVFLNIGQNRLSGEVPSNLGTSLPNLQSLALANNFFDGNIPSSLINASKMHILDISGNNFTGPVLRSIGKLSELTWLNLEFNQLQARNKQDWEFMDSLTNCSKLRAFSVEGNHLEGYIPSSLSNLSSQLQNLYLGRNQLAGGFPSGIANLPNLIVLGMNNNRFTGVVPQWLGTLKNLQILGLAGNIFTGFIPSSLSNLSQLTYLLLDSNQFVGLIPPSLGNLRGLEILNISNNNLHGGAPKEIFRIPTLRQIYLSYNNIDGQLPSDIGNAKQLTNLELSSNRLSGHIPSTLGECASLQDIKLDWNIFSGSIPTTFSKISSLRILSLSHNNLTGPIPVSLGNLQYLEQLDLSFNHLEGEVPETGIFKNVTDLRIDGNDGLCGGALELHLMACSVVPSNSTKHKLFFVLKVVIPIVCVLSLTMVILVILFCRGKHKRKSMSSPSFGRNYPQVSFNDIARATEGFSVSSLIGRGRYGTVYQGKLFQDGNYVAIKVFNLEIRGGQKSFIAECHALRNVRHRNLLPILTACSSIDSNGNDFKALVYEFMPRGDLHRLLYSTQDYESSLDLMHITVAQRLSIVVDVADALEYLHHNNHGTIIHCDMKPSNILLDDTMTAHVGDFGLARFIVDRAVSSLDESYATSSIAINGTIGYVAPECATGGHVSTASDVYSFGIVLLEIFLRKRPTDDMFNDGLNIVKFVEMNFPANISQIVEPELLQDEPEFPEEPPVTMKDGLDCLTSVLNIGLRCTKQSPGERPNMKEVAAELHGIKEAYLRGY